GATAGAGTTTACGAGAGTTTAATTTCTGAATTTGAAATACAGGGTTGGAGTGTTCCAGAACTTCTATCCGTTTACGAACTGTGTTTCTGTGGATTTTCCGTTCCAAAGAATGGGGTCAGAGATGCGCTCGATGAAATTTCGAAGAACTACAAACTAGGTCTGATTTCTAATGGGATGACACCTTTCCAAGAACGTAACTTTCAAAGCCTTGGATTTGCTTCGCAGTTTGAGAGCATCATTGTTTCTCAGGCCGTAGATATTCGCAAGCCTGACCCAAGAATCTTTGAGCTCAGTTGTAAAGAACTCGGAATTGATACATCAGAGGCTATCTACGTCGGAGATAATCCTGTCGCAGATATTGAAGGGGCAAGGGATACAGGATTACACACCATATTTATTCCTAGCTCGGTACATTCTAAATGCTCCATTGCAGACGCCATCTGTTCTGATATGAGACAGCTTCCGCAGATTATCAATGGCTTTGTCGATCCGTGATTGAATACTGATTGCACAAGTAGCATGCGGCAACGATACAGCAGCGGCCTTCAATTCGTTAATAATAGGTCTTCACTCGGGCTTAGTTGCGATCGCAACCCCTCTCACCGGCCCCGGATAGCCCTCAATCGTCTTCGTCACATCATTGGGATCTAAAAAATCCGCCAGCGATTGCTTCATCATCCAATCTGTTGCCCGCTGCTCTTGAACCGTCGTCGGCGTCACATCCACAATCCGAACGTCTTGAAACCCGCATTGAGCCAGCCAAAGCCTGAGGGTACCGCAAGAAGGAATCGCCCACACATTCCGCATTTGAGCATAGCGATCTTCGGGCACCAGTACTTGCTCTTGCTCTCCCGCCAGCACCAAAGTCTCCAGCACTAACTCTCCCCCCGGCCTCAGTGCATCACCCAGCACCGCCAGATGCTCCAGTGGTTCGCGGCGGTGATACAGCACACCCATCGAAAACACCGTATCAAAAGCACACAAACAACCCGGCAGATGTTCAATCCCCAGCGGCAACACGTAGACTTCTGGTTGCGGTAGATAGCGTCGCATCGCCGCATACTGCATTTCAAATAAGCGCGATGGATCTAAACCAATCACCAGTGCAGCCCCGGCCCCCGCCATCCGCCAAGCATAGTAACCATTTCCGCAGCCCACATCTAAAATCACCCGCCCCTCCAGGGGTTGAATCTGGTCCTTAATACGCTCCCACTTCCAGTCAGAACGCCACTCCGTATCGAGATGGAGACCAAATAGCTCAAACGGTCCTTTGCGCCAGGGCTTGAGCTGCTTCAGAGCTGTTACAAGTTGCTCTTGCAGTTCCCCATCAATATCCTTTGACCGACCGATCCTGACACCGTTGACCAAATCGACCTCA
This DNA window, taken from Acaryochloris thomasi RCC1774, encodes the following:
- the cmoB gene encoding tRNA 5-methoxyuridine(34)/uridine 5-oxyacetic acid(34) synthase CmoB, whose amino-acid sequence is MLELDRLYDRLSRTSVRPWLETLPTQLQTAPKKHGHMEQWQQAVASLPDALPSEVDLVNGVRIGRSKDIDGELQEQLVTALKQLKPWRKGPFELFGLHLDTEWRSDWKWERIKDQIQPLEGRVILDVGCGNGYYAWRMAGAGAALVIGLDPSRLFEMQYAAMRRYLPQPEVYVLPLGIEHLPGCLCAFDTVFSMGVLYHRREPLEHLAVLGDALRPGGELVLETLVLAGEQEQVLVPEDRYAQMRNVWAIPSCGTLRLWLAQCGFQDVRIVDVTPTTVQEQRATDWMMKQSLADFLDPNDVTKTIEGYPGPVRGVAIATKPE
- a CDS encoding HAD family hydrolase, whose translation is MKAVIFDLDQTLLDREQSLISFAKWQCRGMLRTNINDENLFIARFIELDANGTVWKDRVYESLISEFEIQGWSVPELLSVYELCFCGFSVPKNGVRDALDEISKNYKLGLISNGMTPFQERNFQSLGFASQFESIIVSQAVDIRKPDPRIFELSCKELGIDTSEAIYVGDNPVADIEGARDTGLHTIFIPSSVHSKCSIADAICSDMRQLPQIINGFVDP